The Gadus chalcogrammus isolate NIFS_2021 unplaced genomic scaffold, NIFS_Gcha_1.0 GACHA107, whole genome shotgun sequence nucleotide sequence gtctgtctgtgtgtctgtctgtgctgtctgtgtgtgtgtgtgtctgtgtgtgtgcctgtctgtgtgtgtctgtctgtgtctgtgtgtgtgtcctgtctgtgtgtgtgcctgtctgtctgtgtgtgtgcctgtgtctgtctgtgtgtgtgtgtgtgtgtgcctgtctgtgtgtgtctgtctgtgtgtgtgcctgtctgtgtgtgtgcctgtctgtgtgtgtctgtctgtgtgtctgtgtgtgtctgtctgtgtgtgtgtctgtgtgtgtgtctgtgtgtgtggtgcctgtctgtgtgtgttgcctgtctgtgtgtgtgtctgtgtgtgtctgtctgtgtgtctgtctgtgtgtgtgcctgtgtgtgtgtgtctgtctgtctgtctgtctgtgtgtgtgtgtgtgtgtgtgcctgtctgtctgtgtgtgtgcctttctgtgtgtgtgtgtgtgtgtgtgtctgtctgtgtgtctgtctgtctgtctgtgtgtgtgtgtgtgtgcctgtctgtgtgtgtctgtctgtgtgcatgtctgtgtgtgtgtgtctgtctgtgtgtgtgtgtgtgcctgtctgtgtgtgtgcctttctgtgtgtgtgtgtgtgtgtgcctgtctgtgtgcgtgtctgtctgtgtgtgtgtgtgtgtgtgtatctgtctgtcagtgtgtgcctgtctgtctgtctgtgtgtctgtctgtgtgtgtgtctgtctgtctatgtgtgtgtgtgcctgtctgtgtgtgtgtgcctgtctgtgtgtgtgtgtctgtgtgtctgtctgtctgtctgtctgtctgtgtctgtctgtctgtctgtctgtctgtctgtctgtcgtctgtctgtctgtgtgtgtgtgtgtgtgtgtgtgtgtgcctgtctgtgtgtgtctgtctgtgtgtctgtgtgcctgtctgtgtgtgtgcctgtctgtgtgcctgtctgtgtgtctgtctgtctgtgtgtgtgtgtgtgtgtctgtctgtgtgtgcctgtctgtgtgcctgtctgtgtgtctgtctgtctgtctgtgtgtgtgtatgcgtgtctgtctgtctgtgtgtgtctgtctgtgtgtgtgcctgtctgtgtgtgtgtctgtctgtgtgtgtctgtctgtgtgtgtgcctgtctgtgtgtgtgcctgtctgtgtgtgtctgtctgtctgtctgtctgtgtgtctgtctgtctgtgtgtgtgtgtgcctctctgtgtgtgtgtgtctgtctgtctgtgtgtgcctgtctgtgtgtgtctgtctgtgtgtgtgtgtctgtgtgtctgtctctctgtgtgtctgtgtgtgtctgtctgtatgtgtgtgtctgtctgtgtgtgtgtgtctgtgtgtctgtctctctgtgtgtctgtgtgtgtctgtctgtctgtgtctgtctgtgtgtgtctctgtgtctgtgtctgtgtgtctgtctgtctgcgtgtgtgtctgtgtgtctgtgtgtgtctgtctgtgtgtgtctgtctgtctgtgtgtgtctgtgtgtgtgtgtgtgtgtgtgtgtctgtgtgtctgtgtctgtctgtctgtgtgtgtgtggggctgtgtggggctgtgtcGTGTGTGGCTGTATACTGATTTTCAGATTGTCTAAGCAAGGTAGTTCTGTTAATCATGTGTTGAAAGGAGAAACAGGAGATCGTCCGCCGTTCAACTCAAGGTGAGGTGCTGGCTCTATTACTTGGTGCTGGTTGGGTTTTGACTGAATTAGCATTTTTGTTGTCTATTAATAGATTTTTTTGGGAAAATGGTTTCTGTACTGCCTATGTCATTCTATGCAAATATTTGGCTTTAAATTTGTCCTTGGATGAAAGCATTATAAATTGGCTGTGATTAGGAAATTTTAAATGCTGCAATGTCgtgttacatttcctttttacacgcacacatccgcccaacagtctaaaTTCTACCTCTGTCCagtatgcaatgtgttttaaatgctgtgcttTGGCCCATATATTGATTTCACATGAAcaccttgtgcgtgtgtgtatttattgcacccatctgttctgtttaatgttcattgcatatgaaaacacattgttACAATTACAGaaatacatctctgtacagggtggggttttcatgcagcctttcttgatgtatatttgtaacgggaaatcttgtacctattttgaagcattctatttttcttattgTGAAATCATTAGATGCCTCGTGCCTCGCGCGCTTCGGCTGCAGCCAaggtgaggatgaggacgatTCTTCCGATGGCAACGACTCTGGCTAGAGGCTTCCTCCCTGGTATGTAGTCGTAAAGATACAATAATGTTTTCAACTCATTTATATTCCTCAGAATTCTattgcatgaatgtgtgatgtTTGACTTTTAGATCAACAGCTCGAGATAAGTTATTCATTTTAGTTTTGCGTTGAATTTGTCTCTTTATTAGTGCGTGGCACTGGAGCTCGTTACCGTGTCAAGCCTTGGCCTGTCTCTGCCCACACCGGGAAGTTCAACCGATTGGATCTCCCTCCTGAGTCTCCAGATAAGCAGGTAAACTTGTCAAAGACCTTTCAGAAAATAATGTATAATTTAGCTGTGGAATATGTTTGGAGTGGAATGACAACTTTTTATTTGTCCTTATTTATAGTTTGTGCTGTTTGTGGGCGACTCGCATCTGCGTGCGTTGGTTGACCGTTACGTGAGGATGCCAGACGGTTGCCTTTCGTTTGGGTTCCTGTCTACGCCTGGGGCGTCTGCCGCTGAGCTCCGCACTGAGTTGCTGAACGCCGACATCCCCAGAACCCCCGACATCGTTTGCTTGCTGGCTCCGAGCAACAACCTCACGGCGACGCCCGGCATCGAAGCGGCTGGAGTTGCCTTCGATGGACTTCTGAGAGCTGCCCGCAGTCGATGGCCTAAGGTAGTTTTTGTTACAAAATAAAGTGTATTTTCAAGGCAGACTATTTAACAGAATTGTATAGTGTGTAATCCAAAACTTTTGTGCGGATCAGGTGTTTGTGCTCGATTTCCCTCCCCGGCTGGCGAGTGAATTGGCACCGCAACAATTCCTTCGAGAGGAGTTTCGTCGCGTTGCAGCAAAGAACGGTATGTAAAAATGATTAAGAGATAATGTCAGTATTGAATATCTTTGTAGGAAAGCTTTTAGTGTATCAACACCACCTCTTGTTACCACgtgtaaaatatgtatatagtgtatggtttaatatttgttttcttCTGCAGGTGTAGAGTACTGCGTCACAGCTGACCGCTTTCCGCTGGACTCGCGTGCCTTGTGGAGTCGTGATGGGGTAAGTCGTGTTATAACTTGGCACGTGAGAAATTCATGTAATGTCATTTTTATATGGCAAAAGCAGTTTATTTCAATAATAACCCGTGCTTCTCATTATAATAGATCCACCTGAGTGACGATCTGGGGATGCCGCTTCTCGCGAAGCTTCTGTGGCACTTCTCCTTTCGGCAGCTACAGTCACCTCTGCCTGCTACACCTCCGCCTGTGTCTCCTCCCAAGTCACCCCCGACTGTGAGACCCTTTGCTACCACCGTGGTTGTGAAGGGAGGTTTCACGTCCACGTCCCCTTGACCCCTTCAAGGAAACTGTCGTCGGACGTCGCGGAAAGGTAAAAGTTATACAATTTTGAAGAGCTTTAGTTTTAGTTAGGCCACATTTATTGAATACTAATTCCCCCTATGTGTTTATAGCGCAGCCAACCTGAGTCCTGGGATGCGCCTGAGGACTGGGATCAGTCTTCCGTGCGAATCCTTCCTCATGAGGTTTGTACATTGGTATGATAGCTGATGGGAAATTAAACCGTAATGATGCGTACATTTGTTGTTTCATTGAAATGCTATTCCTATAAGACAAGGCAAATGGTCAATGGCTcaattctgttttttatttctaGGTTTGTGTGCCTCCTCTGGTCCTGAGGGAGTGCTTTGTCGTGCTAAACCCTATCCGGTTTAGCACTGACAAGTTGGCTGCAATGGATCGCATTGTTCCATCCAACCTTGACGTCCCCATGGGGAATCGCTCAAAGGTAATTTGTGTGATTTTAATATTAACCGTTTGTGAGTGCATACATATTAATAGTGCCTGTAATCCTATATGACAAGCTTTACATTGTATGGTACAGATAGTTGCATTGATAACAAATGTGTTATATTTCATTACCTGTTATCATTTCCGTTCTCTTCCATTATGATAGAAACGGAAGGTGGCACATGGAACCACGGCTGTGGTCTCCAAAGGAAAGAAGGCCCGCCTTGAGGTTGGTCATTTCTCATTGAAATATGTACTTGTTTTTTGGTTGAAACACAGGAACAACTATTTTTTGATTTCGCCTTTAATACAAGAGATAGTCCAACATTCTCTGTGTAGGTATTGTTTTGCCAATGATTTACAATTATTTTCCAGGCACTTCAAACTCCAGCAAGGATTGCCAAACCTTCGAAGCTGGTACCTCCCCCTCGACCTGTGCCAGAAGCTGCTGTACCAGCCACTCTGGAGGGcgtacctcctcctccacctgttcCAGAAGCTGCTGTACCAGCCACTCTGGAGGGCAGCGTCTTTGTGCCTTCGAGCAAGGTAATTTGCATACAACATGTGATGATTACACACATTCAGTGAATAGAGTGCAGTTCTCTATTCTTTTGATATTTTCTCTAAGTTCCCTTTAAGAAAGTGTAATTTTGTGTTTCCATTTCTCAATTGTAATGTACATATAATTCTTACTATGTCATTACAGTTTGCTCAACCGGAGGGGGGTGACCAGACTCTGTGTGTTGATGAGTGGCCGTTCCTTCAAACAGAGTTTTGTGAGGTAAAGgaatgggggaaaaaaagagcATCTTGTAatattttggttttgttgttAAATTTGTATGTAGCGCCACAAAATACAGGCGTGCACAACACTATGTTTGTTACTGTTTTAAATAAACTACATTAGCAGTAAGTTCTTTGAACTGCCCACTTTTCAATTTTCATGCAATTGTATCTCTCATGATAATTTTGCTCCCTTACCTCATTGTAGAAGGTGAACCAGCCAACTGCTCGGGTTGTCTCTGGACAGAGAAAACAAGAGGAGCCAACACCTTGGGGGCCAAAAGTTGTGATGGCCCAGGCTGATAAACCAACAGCTAATGAGACCAGCTTCTTGGGATGTTCAACCAAGGTAAtgacaacaatataaaaaatgatTTGCAAATAAGCAATCAATCTGTTCCAGGATCAGTATCtagaaacatttacatttttacttCATAATTACAATCAACATAGTTGAACTGTTTTTAACATGTTCTTGGTAATATCTACACACTATCAATTGGAAATGTCAAGAAGGTTGGCTGATGAACTTGTTGtgctcattttaattatttaaactgaactgaaataaaaGTTTTCTTTGTCCTTAATTCTGTTCACCACTATACACCAAATGTCCCCTTTTCTATGGCTTATCAGTTTGCATGTAGGGGTAAAcctacattttttaacattcgTAATGTTTGTGATTGCAGATGACACACATTGAGGACCATGAGCCGTTTGAACCAGCACCTGAGGTCACTGCGAGCAGTCAGCAGGTATGTAATTACTAGTGGAAAAATTGTATACCAACGGGAAAAGCCACAGCTTAAGAGAcccattttgttttgatgtgTTTATTCTTTTAAAACATTGATATGGTGTAAGTGTGCAGTTCTGACTAATTTGCCTATActatgtacattttcaaattacTTACTGGGAACCAACATGCTTTTAAAAACACTGAATTGTCATTTCAGCAGAGCCCGCCTGAGGACAATGGCCAGCTTGAAGATCGTCATGTAACACTTGGCAATCAGAAGGTACTTATTTTTAACATGTTATTCCCTGTTCCTTGTGAGTTTTCCTGCCATTTATTAGATCTTGGAAATTAGTTAAAGTAATGTTAATATCATGTACAATTCCGTTTTCCCATTATACACAGCCATGAACTACAGCTGATTGATTCCTAGCCTTTTTTATGAATTCCTTGTTAATTTCGATATAAACTATTGGTTACACTCCTTTTTGattgaactactgttgtgctTTTAGGCACCCTGTGATTTTGCACCTGCCAGAGCTGCTACATCAAGTCATGTGACTTATGACAACCCTGGGTGTCTTCAAGGATCGTTTGACCAGAGCAGCCACATATTCGGGGAAAATGCAGGTAAGCAGTGTGCTACAAATGGCATAGCGGCGATTATGACCCACACCACCCATAGCGttctcaaatggaaaaaaaagaacattcatCATATTCTAAAACAAGGTAATGGCTTGTACACATCTATGCTAGAAAATAAGGAAATCAGTGCAGCCAAAACCAGTGGGCATATTTTCATTTCCGAGTTACCCAGACACTGCAAATTCAACAATAAATTATTTAGTTTGGAATATTTTGATACACTCACTGGAAGTCTTGATCAAAAGGATGATTATGACGCTTCTTTGCAAAACATAGCCATGCCTTTAGAAGAGGCTATTCAGAAGACActgctgcagacagacacatgcttGCTCAACATCCAAGGAAGTGTCTGTGCCGTTTTCAAGGTCGAAACTGCTTTTGCAGTTTTCGATCCTCATTCTCGTAGTACTTGGGGTTCAGTTGCACCGGATGGAACCAGCATAGTAGCGCACTATGCTACTGTGTATGAGTTATATGACCATATTGAGAACCTTGTCAATTCCTTATATCAAAATCATCCACATGCTTTTGATATCCCAAACAAGGTGTTTGAAGTCACTGGTGTGAAAGCTGTTGAAGTAAACTCACCATTTACTGCTTTAACTGCACAGCCTGAAGCCAGCACTTTGGCACATGACGGTACTTTTGACACTGACAGTGGCTCGGATCTCTGTGTCCTTTCGGTGACAGACAGAAATTCCCTTGCAGTAAACACGTCTTTTTCCCTTGAAACTGTACACCCTGTAGCAAACACTTCTACATGTGACACAACTGTGAACATTGACAGTGATCTTCCAATTC carries:
- the LOC130378869 gene encoding uncharacterized protein LOC130378869; protein product: MPRASRASAAAKVRMRTILPMATTLARGFLPVRGTGARYRVKPWPVSAHTGKFNRLDLPPESPDKQFVLFVGDSHLRALVDRYVRMPDGCLSFGFLSTPGASAAELRTELLNADIPRTPDIVCLLAPSNNLTATPGIEAAGVAFDGLLRAARSRWPKVFVLDFPPRLASELAPQQFLREEFRRVAAKNGVEYCVTADRFPLDSRALWSRDGIHLSDDLGMPLLAKLLWHFSFRQLQSPLPATPPPVSPPKSPPTVSRPRPLDPFKETVVGRRGKRSQPESWDAPEDWDQSSVRILPHEVCVPPLVLRECFVVLNPIRFSTDKLAAMDRIVPSNLDVPMGNRSKKRKVAHGTTAVVSKGKKARLEALQTPARIAKPSKLVPPPRPVPEAAVPATLEGVPPPPPVPEAAVPATLEGSVFVPSSKFAQPEGGDQTLCVDEWPFLQTEFCEKVNQPTARVVSGQRKQEEPTPWGPKVVMAQADKPTANETSFLGCSTKMTHIEDHEPFEPAPEVTASSQQQSPPEDNGQLEDRHVTLGNQKVLIFNMLFPVPCEFSCHLLDLGN